From the genome of Nicotiana sylvestris chromosome 2, ASM39365v2, whole genome shotgun sequence, one region includes:
- the LOC104225707 gene encoding pentatricopeptide repeat-containing protein At5g46100, whose protein sequence is MSSKLAIKWPRKVTTTLVEQLIRAEKDVQKAVLIFDAATAEYSNGFRHDRSTFGLIISRLLSANHFNLAEEMLVRMKGESCKITEDIFLSIYRAYGRVHKPLEVIRVFQKMKEYDCEPTQKSYITVFSVLVDENRLKTAFRFYRYMRGMGIPPCVASLNILIKALCKNSGTIGSAFRIFREMPNRGFTPDSYTYGTLINGLCKLGKATEAKELLTEMEANGCSPTVVTYTCLIHGFCQSNNLDEAMGLLEDMRSKGIEPNVFTYSSLMDGLCKGGRSSHAMELLEIMIHEHKVPNMITYSSLIHGLCGEGKIGEALEVFDRMKIQGCKPDAGLYWKVINGFCENNKFQEAANYLDEMILSGISPNRLTWSLHVKIHNAVVQGLCAVNDPNRAFQLYLSMRTRAISVEDKSFEILVNHFCKKGDVHKAARIVEEMLIDGSIPDEQTWAVVVGGFWDRRKVREAADSVQAALMYKRMDFGS, encoded by the coding sequence ATGAGCAGCAAGTTAGCAATCAAATGGCCTAGAAAAGTCACGACAACCCTTGTCGAACAACTGATTCGAGCAGAAAAAGATGTACAAAAAGCTGTTCTTATATTTGACGCAGCAACAGCAGAGTACTCTAATGGCTTCCGGCATGATCGTAGCACATTTGGTCTCATCATCTCTAGATTGCTTTCTGCAAATCATTTCAATCTAGCGGAGGAAATGCTTGTCAGAATGAAGGGCGAGAGCTGTAAAATTACTGAGGATATATTCCTCTCAATCTATAGAGCCTATGGGCGGGTTCACAAGCCACTCGAGGTGATCAGGGTTTTCCAAAAGATGAAGGAATATGATTGTGAGCCAACGCAAAAGTCGTATATTACGGTGTTCTCTGTACTTGTTGATGAAAACCGGTTAAAAACTGCTTTTAGGTTTTATCGTTACATGAGGGGGATGGGCATTCCACCTTGTGTTGCTTCGCTTAATATTTTGATTAAAGCTCTCTGCAAGAACAGTGGAACAATAGGTTCTGCTTTTCGTATATTCCGTGAGATGCCGAATCGCGGATTTACACCGGATTCCTATACATATGGGACTCTAATTAATGGGCTTTGCAAATTGGGCAAGGCCACTGAAGCAAAAGAACTTCTGACGGAGATGGAAGCAAATGGTTGTTCCCCTACTGTAGTCACCTATACTTGTTTGATTCATGGATTTTGCCAGTCAAATAACTTGGATGAAGCCATGGGATTGCTTGAGGACATGAGGAGCAAAGGTATTGAGCCCAATGTGTTCACTTATAGTTCTTTGATGGACGGTCTGTGTAAGGGTGGACGTTCTTCTCATGCAATGGAGCTATTGGAGATAATGATTCATGAACATAAGGTTCCAAATATGATAACTTACAGTTCCTTAATTCACGGACTTTGTGGAGAAGGTAAAATTGGAGAAGCCTTAGAGGTTTTCGACAGAATGAAAATTCAGGGATGTAAACCTGATGCCGGGTTATACTGGAAAGTTATCAATGGCTTTTGTGAGAATAACAAGTTTCAAGAAGCAGCCAACTATCTTGATGAAATGATTCTTAGTGGAATATCTCCAAACCGATTAACTTGGAGCTTGCATGTGAAGATCCATAATGCAGTAGTCCAAGGCCTGTGTGCCGTGAATGATCCAAATCGAGCTTTTCAATTATATCTAAGCATGCGCACCCGAGCCATCTCAGTTGAGGACAAGTCTTTTGAGATTCTGGTCAACCATTTCTGCAAGAAAGGAGACGTGCACAAGGCTGCTCGTATTGTCGAGGAAATGTTGATTGATGGAAGCATTCCAGATGAACAAACATGGGCGGTTGTGGTGGGTGGATTTTGGGATAGAAGGAAGGTAAGGGAAGCAGCTGATTCGGTACAGGCTGCCCTGATGTATAAACGTATGGATTTTGGATCTTGA